Proteins encoded together in one Drosophila albomicans strain 15112-1751.03 chromosome 2R, ASM965048v2, whole genome shotgun sequence window:
- the LOC117573687 gene encoding protein FMC1 homolog, whose translation MSGSKVLRSLLHELRQAASDANDMKKSLAARYIRAQYKRLETTDQQFCKARNEAIFLGQTYLTYLSSQRKYNEIYREYHGRGERSVKETADLVGFKLPTDPK comes from the coding sequence ATGTCTGGATCAAAAGTCCTTCGATCATTGCTGCACGAGTTACGGCAAGCAGCTTCCGATGCTAACGATATGAAAAAATCTCTGGCTGCTCGTTATATTCGGGCACAGTACAAAAGACTTGAAACAACCGACCAGCAATTTTGCAAAGCCCGCAATGAGGCAATCTTCTTGGGGCAGACGTACCTTACATATTTGAGTAGCCAACGTAAATATAATGAGATTTACAGGGAGTATCATGGTCGCGGCGAACGATCCGTAAAAGAAACTGCAGACCTTGTGGGATTCAAACTGCCTACGGATCCTAAATGA